The region GCTGTATCTGTTCCAAAGTGAAACTGTATTTCTATAACTATGTCCCATATATCGTTTTTCCGTCTTTCAAGAAGCTGAGTTGGGGTCAGATATTCTGATGGCTTGTCTTTCTTGGTTTTTTTCTTTGGTTTTTCCTGGCGTTCTTCTGTATCCTGCTCCTGTGCTTCTTCGGGTTGATATTCGTTCCAGTCTGACCAATCGGGTTCTGAAGTGTCTGTTGCATTTTTTTCCTCGGTAACTTTTGCAACATTTAACCATCTTGATATAGTAGATTTATCTTTGTTTAATATCTCTGCTATCTGTGAAACAGTATATCCTTGTTCTTTTAACTCGTTAGCCTTTTTCTTAAGCTCTTCCTTTTCACTTTTTATAAGTCCTGCTTCCGAAAGAACCTTTTCTACATAAGCAACAGAAGTTTTTAACACTTTTGCGATTATTTCTTTTCTGGTTCTTTTGTCGTATTGGGTTAGTATTTCCCAGTCTCTTAAGATGGCTTTTTTCTTTTCTGTTTGGGTTAGAGGAGTATCTATTTCTTTTTCTTCTGTGTTTACTGCCTGTGCGACTACTGGATAGAGACCTTCTGGAACTTCCCAGATTTCAGCGTATATTTTTTCACTTCCAAGTTCCTTATTTGCATAAAACCTGTGATTTCCGTCAAGAATAATCTTTTTAAAATCACTTTCTCTTTCTACCACAAGAATAGGTGGGAATATATCTCCTTCTTCAAGCTGTTCTGAATACAGCTTAACCCTTTCCCAGTCTGTGCTTTCTCTTGGGTATATCCCCTGGTCAATGATTAAATCTTCCAGATAAAATTCATCAACATACTTTTGTCTGCAGCCAAGCTGTGTTAAAAGCTTATAAACATCGGGTCTTCTATTTTTTAAGGTTAACTTTTCTACTTTTTCTCTCATTTTGTTCCTCCTGAAATTCGTTCTAATCGTTCACTTAAGCTGAAAGTTTTTGAGAAATTATGTCTAACCTGTCCTAACTTTTTGGTGTAAATGAGGGTATAGATAATAGGTATGGAAGACCTGTTAAAAGATTTATTGGTTTTACTTGTGGAAAAAGGAAATATAGACTTTCTATATCTATCTGTCCTTGCATTCTTGATAATATATATTGAAGAAAAAAGAACCTTTATAAACTCAACCATTTTGCTTCTCCTTTCCTTTATGTGTTTCTTGTTGTTTCTTGCTTTGGGAGTTAAGATTTTCGCTTATATTTCCAAGGGTTTCTTTTATCTGATGTAATGTTCTGTTCAAAATCCCAAAATGTATGAGTAAAAGGAGTATTAGGGTTATTCCCGTAGCAAAAATAGCCGCAGCTATTAAAGAAAAGCCGTTTTGTAAGATTTCTTCCATTATTTCTCCTCCTTAATACTCTTCCTTGAGGCTTAACACCTTCTGCCTAACAATTGCTCTTTTTTCATTGAGGATTGCAAGAGCTTCATCAATTTCGTTTAGTAATTGAAGCAGTTCCTCTTTTGTTATCCTTCCGTCTTCCATAATGTTTACTTCCGTAAGAGGAACATCGTTAAGCTCTTTCATAAGTCTGGAGAGTTTTACATCCTCAGCAGATGGGTTATCTTGCTTGACAGGAACATAGCCGTATCTTCTGAGAAGCTCTTGTAGAACCTGTTGAAAAAGCTCTGGTGTTTCGTCTTTGAGAATATCCAGGATATCTACAGCTTTTGAGAGAGGATCTCGGCGGTAGTAAGGGTTATCTGCATCTTGAGCCCAGCTGTAAACTGTTTTGTGAGAGATACCAGCTCTTACCTGGAAGATTAGAGGATTTACCCTCTTGATAAATTTTTTGTAAACCCATCCAAAATTAGCGTGTGCCATTACTTGTTACCTCCTTTTATTAATCTTTGCATTTAAAGGCTCTAATTAAATCTTCTGCTATCATAGCCAAGAGAAGTATCACAATTAGAAGTATTCCAAAATCCATCTTTATTTCTCCTCAGACTTTTCTCTGGAATTTTCCACAGACTCCAGGACATAAGGAAAAAGCGAACCTTCTGGGACTTCTAAAAATTTTTCAATTTCCTTAGCTACTCTGCGAGACTTGGCGTCTTTATGAAGCATCTGATATAAGAAGCTTTCTGATACTCCGAGAATTTCAGCAAACTGTTTGAGAGTAAGACCTCTTTTGAGTAGTTCTCCCTTGATGAAATTTATCTTGCCGAACTTTTTTATCTGTTGTTTAATATTAACTGTGGTTGGCATATATGTGCCTCCTATGTATGTGGTTGAGTATAAGTATATACTCAATGGGTGTAGATGTCAACCCTTTGGGTGTATTTGAGTGTGGTTACAAATTTAAGAATATGTGTATAAAAAATTACCGAGTAAAAATTTAGACACTTTAGGAATATGAAATTGAAGTGTCCCAAAATTTACCGAGGGAAGAAATGGAACACGAGCATAGGTTATATGAATAGTGTTCCAAAATTTATTTAGCTAAAAAATGGAACATTTTACAAATAAAAATGTGTTGCAAAAATTAGTTAGCTAAAAATTGCAACACCGAATTAGTAAGCCAAATATGAATAGGTATCAAAATTTACCAGGGTAAAAAATGATACAAATGATTAAAGCTAAGTGGGGAATTTCTTACTTGGTAAAAATTTCCCCAAAATGAACCGAAAATATGGAAAATATAGGACAGAGAATAAAACAGCTTAGAAAAATGTTAGGGTTGTCTCAAAGAGAATTTGCTGAAAAGATAGGTAAAAGCTTAAGAGCTGTTCAAAATTGGGAGTATGAGCAGAGAACCCCTGACGAAAGCACCCTTCGTCTCATATCCCAGACATTTGGAGTAAATCTTGATTGGTTAAAGACCGGGGAAGGGGAGATGTGGGTAAAAGATCAAGATAAAAGCGGTGTAAGTATAGAACCTTTTGAAAAATTGATACAAGCTATTAATCGTATAGAAAAGATTCCATCTGTAGTTGAGAAAATTTTAAAGGATTACTATGAAAAAAGAGACATTGAAGAGTTTACAAATATACTTTCAGAAATAATAAAGGAAATAGAAATTACATCGAAAGTAAAAATAGATAATGTAAAAAACTCACAAATAATAAAAGCTGAAAAGATTGATGAGATTACATATAAAAAGAATAAATAAGAATAAAATTTTTAGGGGGTAGAAAAATGGATATAAGGGAAATTAAGGACAGTCAAGTTATCATATCCAACAAGCCACCGATTGTTAAAGCTCTCAATCAACCATCAGAATCCGATATAAAAGCCTTCACAGAATACATAAATGGTAAACTTCAGGATTTAAAAGAAGAAGTAAGCAACTTTATCAAAGAATTTCATGCAACTTTATGGATAACTTCATTTATTTTTACATACATTACTTTGGCATATATGCATAAATGGATGAAGTATCCTACATTAGAAAGTGAATTATTCTTCTTTGTATTCTTCTTTTTTGGTTATATGGGCTCTTTATATTATTTTGTTTCTATCATAAAGCTCAAAAATAAAAGACGAATCAGGAATAAAGCTAAAGAATGGATAGAAGAAATAAAAAATACTAAACCTATTTTTAATGCTTATTGTTCAAAAAACAAAGAATATCTTTATCAGTTAGATCTAATAAAAGAAGAATTTGAAAAAATAAAGAATTGGAAGTGGGATAAACTTGCTCCGTAGCAGGAATAAAAAGTATGGAGAAACGTAATAAATTATTCAATTGTATAGAAAACTTTATAGTAGCGAAATGTAAATTTTTGCCTTAATATTATAATTGACATTTTGGACAGCAGGAATTTAACTATGGATAAAAAAATCAAAATTATAAAACAATGGCTTAAGGTTTTTCCAGAAGAAACTAAGCCAGTAGCAGAGGAAGTTTTAAAAAAAATAGAAAAAATAGAAAAAGAACAAAAGGAATTTGAGGAGAGGTTTAAAATTGCAAAAGAAGGAAGAAAATATAGAATTATATGATTTTCTTTACGAAGACAAAGATAGAATTCATTTTTATTTTAGTCAGCTTTTTGAAGGACTATTAAAAGAGGTAGAAACAGTAGAACAATCAAAAAGCGATAGTAATATAAATGTAAGCATTGGGGCTTTCAAGACATATGCAGAATATAACGCGACAGATGAAATGAACAAACTGTTAAAAGAAAAAAAGGAACCACTTGATATTATAGCATTAAAGCTTTTTGAGAAAGTAGATTTATCTACACTAAGAAACTTTAATGATGCTATGGAAGGAAGGTTATTTATAGAATACGGTTCTTTTTCCTTAATTTCTAAGGAACTTATAAAAAGCGTGTATTCATTCTTCTTTGAAACTATAGATAAAGTTAATAGCCTTAAATTGACAGGTTCAAAAAAAAGAAAAGAGATTGAAAGAATATCAAAGTTTTTAGGAATTACTAAAGATGAAATCGAAATGTGGTCTCAAGTAATAGACTTGTTGAAACCTTTTATAGAGAAAATTTCTTTTGAAAGCTTTGCTGTTTTTACGACAAGTTCAGAACAAAGGTTAGTGGGAATAATAAAGGAAGAATACTTAAAAGATTCTTTAAACTCCTATTACCTAAAATATGGTGAAAAATCAATATCTAATGTGTATTTAATAGGGATAAAGGATTATAAGCCGTCCAAGTTAAACTATGATTTTGATTCCTTTTTAA is a window of Persephonella marina EX-H1 DNA encoding:
- a CDS encoding ArsR family transcriptional regulator, yielding MREKVEKLTLKNRRPDVYKLLTQLGCRQKYVDEFYLEDLIIDQGIYPRESTDWERVKLYSEQLEEGDIFPPILVVERESDFKKIILDGNHRFYANKELGSEKIYAEIWEVPEGLYPVVAQAVNTEEKEIDTPLTQTEKKKAILRDWEILTQYDKRTRKEIIAKVLKTSVAYVEKVLSEAGLIKSEKEELKKKANELKEQGYTVSQIAEILNKDKSTISRWLNVAKVTEEKNATDTSEPDWSDWNEYQPEEAQEQDTEERQEKPKKKTKKDKPSEYLTPTQLLERRKNDIWDIVIEIQFHFGTDTAVEILEEIYFAFKEETYKDMEIYKDRKALFEYNRR
- a CDS encoding helix-turn-helix domain-containing protein; the protein is MPTTVNIKQQIKKFGKINFIKGELLKRGLTLKQFAEILGVSESFLYQMLHKDAKSRRVAKEIEKFLEVPEGSLFPYVLESVENSREKSEEK
- a CDS encoding helix-turn-helix domain-containing protein, whose product is MENIGQRIKQLRKMLGLSQREFAEKIGKSLRAVQNWEYEQRTPDESTLRLISQTFGVNLDWLKTGEGEMWVKDQDKSGVSIEPFEKLIQAINRIEKIPSVVEKILKDYYEKRDIEEFTNILSEIIKEIEITSKVKIDNVKNSQIIKAEKIDEITYKKNK